In Lysinibacillus sp. FSL M8-0337, the following proteins share a genomic window:
- a CDS encoding DUF4280 domain-containing protein gives MAQVVENLETEGSEQEQFSYVVHGAIISCEHGSHLNYLNLPQDHGVYIKGKAVLNVGDRKPDNIPTFGVCLKLKKPCTPACSIDWMEGMENVNIEGKQALLSRCHTQCSAGGGKIDIVHDGQEELTIPKQGF, from the coding sequence ATGGCTCAAGTTGTAGAAAATTTGGAGACAGAAGGTTCAGAACAAGAGCAATTTAGTTATGTGGTTCATGGAGCAATTATTTCTTGTGAGCATGGTAGTCATCTAAATTATTTAAATTTACCGCAGGATCATGGCGTTTATATTAAAGGGAAAGCCGTATTGAATGTGGGCGATCGTAAACCTGACAACATCCCAACCTTTGGCGTGTGCCTGAAATTAAAAAAACCATGTACGCCTGCATGCTCCATCGACTGGATGGAAGGAATGGAAAATGTCAATATCGAGGGCAAGCAAGCGTTATTGTCCCGATGTCATACGCAATGCTCAGCAGGTGGAGGAAAAATTGATATTGTTCATGATGGACAAGAGGAATTAACAATACCGAAACAAGGCTTTTAA
- a CDS encoding pentapeptide repeat-containing protein produces MKREEALQHFMDECVVVHVNRLQAIVDRQFRQDKEVLLQPIIHAFEQLFANISRQQQQGKLAPVAFIHLSLLRTSLLENKFTYLLEAYGETWYFDWVECTAKYEAHWLCEAMRDLQNTLEKERKSYISIQTTDVRVILQQTVIQFHQYIVQLLRYLFRYHQESVPTINFQRATCLRFRAGEYKGFSEDIALIDERQQVEKDILLSLEKKEANQSYRFENFSNLSLMQQDLSHMNFSYANFQDSNLAEASLHRSVCIGTNFIGCQLANVDFSYAMIQDADFRNANLAGVNFRHAQGKTLKFPNNEVPCYLGTDFSNANLQQAKFEFAQMAGANFTGANLKGATFFQRDQAKYQFSQAQVKDIHWI; encoded by the coding sequence ATGAAACGAGAAGAAGCCTTACAGCATTTTATGGATGAATGTGTGGTAGTCCATGTCAACCGGTTACAAGCAATAGTCGATCGACAGTTTCGTCAAGACAAGGAAGTTTTACTTCAACCAATCATTCACGCATTTGAACAATTATTTGCGAATATTAGCAGACAGCAACAGCAGGGTAAGTTAGCCCCAGTTGCTTTTATTCATCTATCATTGCTACGAACATCTTTACTAGAAAACAAGTTTACGTATTTGCTGGAAGCATATGGAGAAACATGGTATTTCGATTGGGTAGAATGCACAGCAAAATATGAAGCACATTGGCTTTGTGAAGCGATGAGGGATTTACAAAATACACTAGAAAAAGAAAGAAAGTCATATATTAGCATTCAAACAACGGACGTTCGAGTCATTCTGCAGCAGACCGTTATACAGTTTCATCAATATATTGTCCAATTGCTACGTTATCTCTTTCGCTATCACCAAGAAAGCGTCCCTACAATCAATTTTCAACGCGCGACATGCTTGCGTTTCCGAGCTGGAGAATATAAAGGGTTTAGTGAAGATATTGCACTGATTGACGAACGGCAACAAGTGGAAAAAGATATCCTGTTATCGTTAGAGAAGAAAGAGGCGAACCAATCGTATAGGTTTGAAAACTTTTCAAACCTATCATTAATGCAACAAGATTTGAGCCATATGAACTTTTCCTATGCAAATTTCCAAGACAGTAATTTAGCAGAGGCTTCATTGCATCGAAGTGTTTGCATTGGTACAAATTTTATTGGTTGTCAATTAGCGAATGTTGATTTTTCGTATGCAATGATTCAAGATGCAGATTTTCGAAATGCTAATTTAGCAGGTGTTAATTTTAGACATGCACAAGGAAAAACATTGAAGTTTCCTAATAATGAAGTTCCTTGCTACCTTGGTACGGATTTCAGCAATGCGAATTTGCAACAGGCAAAATTTGAATTTGCACAAATGGCAGGTGCTAATTTTACTGGTGCTAATTTAAAGGGCGCCACTTTTTTTCAACGAGATCAAGCGAAGTATCAATTTAGCCAAGCCCAGGTAAAAGACATTCATTGGATTTGA
- a CDS encoding phage baseplate assembly protein V, whose protein sequence is MERVNKETAMTYKDLIVMPYNIRVSEIEITQQMNEHAVLHLTGIIPDELEDSYVYMTDAETAIEVLQIGSNGQSPIFNGLALDVQVKSVLGTYYLEVKAVSHTYVLDVKKKNQTYQHAKMPYTELINECIADQPGADFMDHVTKGASIGSFTMQYLETDWEFLKRMASRFHTGLVPDTVHSAPKFYFGVPFQAGAVQKIDAINYRVKKAIGNFLISSKNHLDSITDSDYMYYEVESTQLFKIGNEVTFQAKKLYVYKIVSKLKNGLLKHIYTLTPKNGFSVHTTYNQAIIGASIQGKVIDVAGDKIRIHVDFDEGQEKSTAYWFPYSTIYASEDNTGWYFMPELSDNVRIYFPSNREDEGIAISSVTKAPPQSGAMLAATNPTSQGGGGSAAPPEDSRQDPVRMADPDVKTLRTKHGKQILLAPDRIVISGGGLMISLMDDNGISIISDKNINLKATDKVVINAKQIMINANEKIEMTCKENSIKMEDKMEIKGTEVRAN, encoded by the coding sequence ATGGAGCGAGTTAACAAGGAAACAGCAATGACGTATAAAGATTTAATTGTGATGCCCTATAATATCCGCGTCAGCGAAATCGAAATCACACAACAAATGAATGAACATGCGGTATTACATTTAACAGGCATTATACCAGATGAACTTGAAGACTCCTACGTTTACATGACTGACGCTGAAACAGCTATCGAAGTATTGCAAATCGGCAGTAATGGCCAATCGCCTATTTTTAATGGATTAGCATTAGATGTACAAGTGAAATCGGTGCTGGGTACGTATTATTTGGAGGTGAAGGCAGTTTCACATACGTATGTATTAGATGTGAAGAAAAAAAACCAAACGTACCAACATGCTAAGATGCCATATACAGAATTAATCAATGAATGTATTGCCGACCAACCAGGTGCCGACTTTATGGATCATGTCACAAAGGGTGCTAGTATTGGTAGCTTTACAATGCAATATTTAGAGACAGACTGGGAGTTTCTAAAACGTATGGCTTCTAGATTTCATACGGGCTTAGTGCCAGACACAGTTCATAGTGCACCAAAGTTTTACTTCGGCGTACCATTTCAAGCAGGTGCTGTACAGAAAATAGATGCAATCAATTACCGTGTGAAAAAGGCAATTGGCAACTTCCTTATTTCTAGTAAAAATCATCTCGATAGTATAACGGACAGTGACTATATGTATTATGAAGTAGAATCGACCCAACTATTCAAAATCGGCAACGAAGTCACGTTCCAAGCCAAAAAACTATATGTTTATAAAATCGTATCGAAGCTTAAAAATGGCTTATTGAAGCATATTTATACGCTTACACCAAAGAATGGTTTCAGTGTTCACACGACGTATAATCAAGCAATTATCGGCGCGTCTATTCAAGGAAAAGTCATTGATGTGGCAGGAGATAAAATCCGCATTCATGTCGATTTTGACGAGGGGCAAGAAAAGAGTACAGCCTATTGGTTTCCATATTCAACAATCTATGCGTCAGAAGATAATACAGGGTGGTATTTTATGCCAGAGTTATCTGACAATGTGAGAATCTATTTCCCAAGCAACCGTGAGGATGAGGGGATTGCCATTAGCTCCGTGACCAAAGCACCACCACAATCGGGTGCTATGTTAGCAGCAACGAATCCGACCAGTCAAGGTGGGGGCGGTAGTGCTGCACCTCCAGAGGATAGCCGCCAAGACCCAGTACGTATGGCTGATCCAGATGTAAAAACACTTAGAACGAAGCATGGTAAACAAATTCTACTAGCTCCTGATCGTATTGTCATTTCTGGTGGTGGATTAATGATTTCGTTAATGGATGATAATGGTATTTCTATTATTAGTGATAAAAACATTAACTTAAAAGCAACAGACAAAGTCGTTATTAATGCCAAGCAAATTATGATCAATGCCAATGAAAAAATTGAGATGACATGTAAAGAGAACTCAATCAAGATGGAGGACAAAATGGAGATTAAAGGAACAGAAGTACGAGCAAATTAG
- a CDS encoding molecular chaperone encodes MNKYSYKLYANNRYTEKKYMTFTRVELMEMTTFQLRNICYKEKLVTGLMNTLTRDQLIETILRYRGAEETLLIKERKDGGFERVEATMQTYLKTPLSDNGEIKIPAKMSLYNGMKIDKPDQYLVETGGFLTESNVLLVNEQLELCGLLNLRKDDQYPNRYFLAADQAIGIRQTKNKNYSFIFLRKQDSEYMYKTYYQEHPLPPTNLHYYKVPIPDLEIKELETTTAILAIDFGTTNTTAGVYLDSDYVSSPCSHDLLNKRIHLNTINFVAFPDSLHQNEWIEVVPTVMSVADCSNPDQINYHVGYDALKMMKKNSYTSLATKFQGIKRWVSNYTKLEEVMDANGNTAIVPRSQIIREFLLYIIRMAEHQFKCRFKHLHISSPVKLKTQFLDMFHAILPEYQIETEHALDEGMAVLYNTIANQIENNSFMDGKKYKALVIDCGGGTTDLSSCQFAIEDGHISYKIDIHTTYENGDTNFGGNNITYRIFQFMKIVFSNYYSRGTSVYDIDTLIDIPGKDIYRYVDDYGVEAVYEQFEKAFREAEDIIPTRFKEYENRTRDEYLRVRNNYYFLWEMAEEMKKEFFRKTGILRSRFYSEKDLQQESDLNVTAVDRWCLSLVENNQFKDVYDYPNVFFNIKEINHLIKADIYDIVREFLEEFYENGQLSEYSIIKLTGQSCKIDAFREALKEFVPGRSIEFRQKADNVGKVPELKLSCLRGALRYLNAKKIGMIETNVTNHAPVVPYAVSAFTHNRQEKLLISSLERLNQIHGSISRPWGVTEVEFFLTGSDNQTPYKYIYINRKEDFTPTLYENIAAQYQDKIPQDETDSITNGEVKFFVFAAEDHWGFHVVPVARREEQLFVGNKAFFAFETELSELDFFDGLK; translated from the coding sequence ATGAATAAATATTCGTATAAGCTGTATGCGAATAATCGTTACACAGAAAAGAAGTATATGACATTTACACGGGTTGAGTTAATGGAGATGACAACTTTCCAACTTCGAAATATTTGCTACAAGGAAAAGTTGGTTACAGGTCTTATGAATACTCTTACAAGAGATCAACTCATCGAAACGATATTACGTTATCGTGGTGCTGAAGAAACCCTTCTTATAAAAGAGCGGAAGGATGGGGGTTTTGAACGAGTTGAAGCAACGATGCAAACATATTTAAAGACGCCTCTTTCTGATAATGGAGAAATTAAAATTCCTGCAAAGATGAGTTTATATAACGGCATGAAAATCGATAAGCCTGATCAGTATCTCGTAGAAACAGGTGGATTTCTTACAGAGTCCAATGTGTTGCTAGTGAATGAGCAGCTTGAGCTATGTGGTCTCCTGAATTTACGCAAGGATGACCAATATCCAAATCGTTATTTTCTAGCTGCAGATCAAGCAATTGGCATTAGACAAACGAAAAACAAAAATTACAGCTTTATTTTTTTAAGAAAACAAGATTCAGAGTATATGTACAAAACATATTATCAAGAACATCCGCTACCACCTACTAATCTCCATTATTATAAGGTACCTATACCAGATTTAGAAATTAAAGAACTTGAAACAACTACAGCCATTCTTGCAATCGACTTTGGAACGACTAATACGACGGCAGGAGTCTATTTAGATAGTGATTATGTGTCCTCGCCATGTAGTCACGATTTGCTCAATAAAAGAATTCACTTAAATACCATAAATTTTGTTGCTTTTCCTGATTCTCTCCATCAAAACGAATGGATTGAAGTAGTACCGACTGTGATGAGTGTGGCAGATTGTTCGAATCCAGATCAAATAAACTATCATGTCGGTTATGATGCTTTAAAGATGATGAAAAAAAACAGCTATACCTCTCTTGCCACAAAGTTTCAAGGGATTAAACGATGGGTAAGTAATTATACAAAATTAGAAGAAGTAATGGATGCAAACGGCAATACAGCCATTGTTCCTCGTAGTCAAATTATAAGGGAATTTTTGTTATATATAATACGCATGGCGGAGCATCAATTTAAATGTCGCTTTAAGCATTTGCATATTTCCAGTCCAGTGAAACTAAAGACACAATTTTTAGATATGTTCCACGCCATATTGCCAGAATATCAAATTGAAACTGAGCATGCACTCGATGAAGGAATGGCCGTACTCTATAATACAATTGCTAATCAAATCGAGAATAATAGCTTTATGGATGGAAAAAAGTATAAAGCACTCGTAATTGATTGTGGAGGTGGTACGACCGATTTATCGTCTTGTCAATTTGCAATAGAGGATGGACATATTTCTTATAAAATTGATATCCATACAACGTACGAAAATGGAGATACAAATTTTGGCGGTAATAATATTACCTATCGAATTTTTCAATTTATGAAAATTGTCTTTAGCAATTATTATAGTCGTGGCACAAGCGTCTACGATATTGATACTTTAATTGATATACCTGGCAAGGATATCTATCGCTATGTCGACGATTATGGTGTGGAAGCGGTCTATGAACAATTTGAAAAGGCCTTTCGCGAAGCAGAAGACATTATTCCTACGCGTTTTAAAGAATATGAAAATCGTACACGTGATGAGTATTTGCGCGTGCGCAATAATTATTATTTCTTATGGGAAATGGCTGAGGAAATGAAGAAGGAGTTTTTCCGAAAAACAGGCATTTTACGAAGTCGTTTTTATTCGGAAAAAGATTTACAGCAGGAGAGCGATTTGAACGTAACTGCTGTTGACCGATGGTGTCTATCTTTAGTAGAAAACAATCAATTCAAAGATGTGTATGATTATCCGAACGTATTTTTTAATATTAAGGAAATTAACCATCTTATTAAGGCTGATATATATGATATTGTACGAGAGTTTTTGGAAGAGTTTTATGAAAATGGACAACTTAGCGAATATTCAATTATTAAGTTAACAGGCCAATCGTGTAAAATTGATGCTTTTCGTGAGGCATTAAAGGAATTTGTACCTGGACGAAGTATTGAATTTAGGCAAAAGGCTGACAACGTCGGGAAAGTACCTGAACTAAAATTATCGTGTTTAAGAGGCGCACTGCGTTACTTAAATGCCAAAAAGATAGGTATGATTGAAACGAATGTCACGAACCATGCGCCTGTTGTGCCTTATGCTGTTAGTGCTTTTACACATAACCGCCAAGAAAAATTACTGATAAGCAGTTTAGAACGACTGAACCAAATTCATGGCAGCATTTCTCGACCTTGGGGTGTGACGGAAGTTGAATTCTTCCTAACGGGTAGCGATAACCAAACGCCATATAAATATATTTATATAAACCGTAAAGAAGACTTTACGCCGACTCTATATGAAAATATCGCAGCGCAATATCAAGATAAAATTCCTCAAGATGAGACGGATTCCATTACAAATGGCGAAGTGAAGTTCTTTGTATTTGCCGCAGAAGATCACTGGGGTTTCCATGTCGTTCCTGTAGCGAGAAGAGAAGAGCAACTTTTTGTTGGCAATAAAGCATTCTTTGCGTTTGAAACGGAGTTATCCGAATTAGATTTCTTCGACGGCTTAAAGTAA